The genomic DNA tttacaaatattttttcacgaataacatattatattgtttttacaaaaaaaaattcacgaGTTGCTGACTAAAAAGAATAAATAGGCCATGTCTTTGTCGCACTTGCATTCTATTTGATTGGTGTAGAAATCTTGTAGTTCTAAAAATGCACATAATGTTTTGTAAAAATCTTGGTGTAGCAAGTTGGTAGAAGCATCATATTTATATCTTATTATCAGTTGCTTAATATCATGTTTGTTCAATGTATACTACTGTGTGATGTTTTTGCTTGCTTATAAtgttacttttatatatatgttgtttgacTTTATAATAAAGTACGTAGTCAACGAATTTTGATGTTGACCAACTACTCTTACAAATTTTGAGTACAAAGTTCGCCCAAGTAGATTTGGTGTTTCATTGAagtcatttaattatttttgcttCAAATTTGTGTACTGAAAGATGTAATTAGCTGTtttatagtttatgaaaacaagaAAAGACTTGTGTTTTCAAAGGTAGTGGTCAACTTGATGTTCTTCAACAGGGCCATTGTTATTTGTTATCCGTTGTGTTTTTCAACTAATTTCCATCACATGCTATTGTCATTCTCAACTTGCTTTagtttgagaattgttgttcccacatatagtatggctgtgtcacacgagtaaaatactaaaatgtCTTTCGGTAGTTTGCTACCGAAGTTTTaaggaaaccggcggcagttagcTGCCgaagaaaacctcggtagttaactgccgaggaaatctgaaataaccagaacgcagaaactcagttttcttcattcttcaaaCTTCTTCCAAACCATCCAACTTCTTCCAAACCATCCAACTTCTCCAACTTCTCCAAATTCGTTTTTTCAGCAAAATCAAGTGCATCATCTTCATTTAAACACAAGTAAGTATGttgactcatttttaatcataatgttagtttgggtaggttttttttaaaaaaaaatggtagttttcatgtggttagggttgatgtaggaattgaattttttatgagtgcatgtagtttataattgaatgtagttggtttaattgatgattgaatgatgttagGGTATAATGTGGgtttgaatggtggcaaatgaacacaatttgaatatgttttatactttgcacacaaagtgtttgataaaatgtgtcaatgacaaatttattgattatttagttagtttaggtattGGATACAATCTTgattgtaatttgaaaaaatgtatgttgaattaagttgaatgcatattgaaaaagtgtatattgaattaggttgaatgtgtatattgaattatgtttagtttaggttgaatgtgtatgataatgcatttgattttttacgtttgaatgttaatgataatgtgtatgataatgtttaggtttaatcaatgtctttattttggtaaagtggtttaatgtgaaagcggttatgtttaggttatgtttaggttgaatgtgaaagtCTAGGTTTAGTGTTTgttgataaagtggttgaatgatataaattttttatttttattttttgtagatatggccgatcaggaccccattgatccatcgaagatgattggtggtaggcgtgccatgactcagagccaccgcAGGGAGAGGCAGGGcggccacatcccaaagaggggtagaggtcgAAGAGGAGATGGCTCAGGaagctctcaggctacacagcctgaggaatcacaggttgttgacccgtcacagcctgttgaccagactggggtggagtacctgaactatcaggatcaggtacatcATGATGTGACGGATGGtggatatgaccaggatcatataccacagcAGCAGGATGCAGTAGACgaggatgacattgcagcagctgctgcaccggaggtgttacctACGGACCCTCCATTTCCTGGTGGACCGGAGGACCTGTCATTGCTCCACTCTTATGCCGATCATGTGGCTTTGTCACTctggtataattcaaataatgtaagtgtatttattttaaatgttttttctttatgttaaaatattttctttaatttaaatgtgtgtttgtttaattattatatccagttttatatgtgttttttttaattatattttgtatgtttaattattatatcaacctttatatgtgttttttttaaattatttttctttatgtttaattattttctttaaatgtgtgtttgttttaattattatatacactgttatatgtttatttttttaattctattttttatgtttaattattttgtttatatgtgtttttgtttaaaccatatttatttttctattatttcaggttcgtaagacccgcgtgcttaaaccgattaatcatggggccAAGATTCTCACTCTTGGACGCCCTAACGCaaatgagaattggttttgggatgcGCTTCAGCAGAGCGGGCTACATGATTTGGTATACTTGGGGTACTCCACCGTGCCTCATGCACTGCTGCTGactttatgcgagaggtggcatccggagaccagcaccttccacatgccgatgggggagatgactgtgacattggatgatgtcgcatgtctgacgcatcttcctattgaggggcggatgttggctcatgggaagaagatgcccaAGCATGAGGGAGCGGAACTGCTGATGACGTATCTGGGTGTGTCCCAGAATGAGGCTCAGAAGATCTGCAACCAGGAGTACGGCGGGTGCATTAGCTACCCGAGGCTGAGGGAGTTCTATACCtcgtaccttggtagggccaacGTATTGGCGGGTACGGAGGATGCTGAGGAGCTTGAGGAGCTGGCGAGGGTCAGGACATACTGCGTCCGGTGTTACCTTCTGTACTTggtcggatgcttgttgtttggcgatagaagcaacaagcgcatcgaGCTGATATATTTGACGACCATGGCGGACGGGTAcgcagggatgcgtaattattcctggggagCTATGACCCTCGCCTACCTATACGGCGAGTTGGCGGATGCATGTAGGCCTGGACACAGAGCGCTTGGggggagcgtgacactgctgactgtaagaaaacttaaattttatatttatgttaactttatttttttgttaacttttatttttttgttatatttttccatgcgtaataatttataaatgttatttgtttgctttgtgcaggcatggtttttggcgcattttccagGGTTTTTTAGTGTTGATCTCAACACTGACTACCTGGAAAACTATCCGGTtgcagcgaggtggaagctcCAGAAGGTTCATGGGGAGGGGAtcacgtatcggtcactgctcgatcgtatacagttagatgatgtatgctggaggccgtacgaggagcacagagagatccaggacttcgaggaggttttctggtattctggatggattatgtgcggcgtccgtagggtgtaccgtcacttgcccgagagggttttgaggcagtacggatacgtgCAGACCATCCCCAGACATCCGACTGATGTTAGGGACCTCCCACCGCCTTCCATTGTGCAGATGTTCGTCGACTTCggcactcacacgcttaaggcggacgcccggggtgagcaggcaggagagGAGACATGGCGGGCGGCGGATGGCTATGTCTTGTGGTACgctagggtgtctcaccctcagatcttgccacctattccaggagatcttccgaggcctgcaaatgaagatcagatcattgcagagcagtggcagcggtatgaggcgagaggctcgcctgacacctatgacatggttagtggcgctgttgcctacgctgatgcgcagttaggccaagaggaggtcatgagcatgacccctcaaCAGTTGTTTGAGGCCATGACCCAtatgagggagcagatcgcgccgattCTGACCAGGAGGAGAGCCCAGAGGCCGAGGCGGAGGCACCATCAGCAGGATCAGGACCAGTagtattattttccttttttagtcttattttttagttttagtcttttgatgacattgagttatgtatatatgtatatttgtatatttgtatatttctactttgatgacattatttttaatttcatgggttttttttactttgttaaaTGTGCAAAAATAGGTTGCTTTAATGTGCaaatataggttgctttatgaacataaaacataaaaataagttgagaGTAGGAAAAATAGGGACGAGAGAGAACTTGAGAGAACTTGACAGAATATAATATAAGTGTCCCGTTGATTTGCTCGCAATTCGTGAAAGAAGAATTGGCGAAGATTTGAGAGAACTTGAGAACTTTGTGAAGTatgttcagttttcctcggcagttaactcccgaggttttcctcggcagttaactgtaactgccgaggaaaacctcggtagttaactgccgaggatcttCTGCACTACAAAATCTAGCAGAATctcctctcatccattattGATCTTATCttccaaaatttcttcaaatgtctctcaaattctctctaacaaacacaaccaaatccaacaaactttattcaacaaaatcacaagtaagtaattataatgctattaacttacattttagttgttataaatgttattattttttagtttttgagtacatttattattttttagtagatttacatgttataattaaattttagggtatatgttagttgattaatgttgttaaaatatttgcatgatgtttatgttatatgatataaattttttttattttagtaagagtatatgatttataattttagggttatttttatgaattttagagtGTATGTATAATgtgtttttgattgattgtttttagtttcttattgtgtagatttaaaacaatggcggggtggatcgacgttcatgcgcaattcaacggcggagaacctcagaggttgaaggttcggtgccttggtgtaacgttaagaggtctcaaggatacactgactgaattcaaccaaggagtcaaccccagagacacaaggatggtggaacacatttggtataaacgtccaacactcgacgaggggagagtatcattcagttgggtggaattaacgaacgacgaaaacgtgacgaccatgttttgggagcacagcatgttccagtggatcgatatgcgggtgaagttgcttagatcaactgaagatatcatcaaaagtttgattccgccacaagatcgtcattagttagggtaaggtgcattccaactacaacattTGTAttcctttgaatgaggtaattcaaacttgtcaaacaacaggactcaagcatttcgcaaGCACCTCGtgtttctcctttgaaaatattaaatttttgttatgctggtttagatgaaggtattaagtgtcaaggattgaacctcaattcggtggcacttgaataccatcatctaaagcaagcctcacaaaaatttattattttcaaagggAAAACATGAGGTGTttggcgaaatgcttgagtcctgttgttttgcaggtttgaatttatcccattcaaaggtaacacaattgttgtggttggaatgcacattccaactgcaacaattgtcttaccctggatggggcaattcaaacttgttaatcggcaggactccagtattcgatgagcatcttggacaatggtattcaagtgtcaaggaatgcacctcattcttttgacacttgaataccatcgtTCAAGATGCTTATCGAATATTGGAGTCCTgctgcttagcaagtttgaatttgccccattcagtggtaagatgattgttgcagCTGGAAGGTAAATTTCGGAATGTAATGTAAAATGCAATgcaatgtgataacatatattttgttttgaatggaacaataattatcttattttgttttcaaatttatttattccaaatgcaattttattctaaataccataatgtcaaacaaaatgtgcgcgacacaaaaataaaacataaaaaaatccaaaacaattaggcattaaaagccattacattcattcttcctcgtcacacaaatCAATCGGCTTGTCCGCTACAGTCCCTGCggtaccttgttttggttgaggaccgaaatagcatgtcctcccgctcctcctcaacctcgagtgattgtacaccggcaccttcgaacccttctttttttcggaaccatcgcAAACAATTCCATGCCATGTCATAGGTGACTTTTCTTTTTTCGTCTCATCATCgtgaacgttaccctgattctgattctgagacatatctacatttaaaaaaatatggcgaTCAATTCAACCTAcactaacctaaactatcctaacaattctaaccattctaacctaaactatcctaacatatcataaaatcaaaaaatcaatataatcgaacctatataatcgaaatttaacaaaaaataacatacaattcGACCACAAAGCAACTATTGcataggattcaaaaaacttacttgtttttgtgattaaaattggcttctaatggcttcaaatgactcaaaatcgcaccttgaaaaattaaaaacgcaacaatggagttttggaaactcctatgaagttctgttcttataacattctcctcggcagttaactaccgaggttttcctcggcacttAACTGCTGCCGGTGtcctaaaaacttcggcagttaactgccgccggttcctaaaaacctcggtagcaaactgccgaggggcattttggtattttactcgtgtggcacagccaaactatatgtgggaacaacaattctccttTAGTTTTGGTTATCTGATAATTTTAAAGATTTAATTGTTAAATAATGTTAAATGGGATAATTTGAAAAGCCTAAACTAATTTTGTGTGTATTGAGTTTGTTTGACGTTGTGACGGTAAATTTTTGTAGCACTATATAGGCACCTAGATTAGACATTTAAATTATGCCTATTCAGTTTCCACTCTTGGTACTAAACATAATTAGATTTGAATAACCTTTTCACTTATATGTTTGGAAGTTCACATTTGCAATGCTGTGATTTTTGAAGTTAATAGAATCATATTTTCGATGAGATGCTAGGGGCTTCACTATAAAGAGGACAATGCATTTTCCATTTCATCAAGTTCAGAATTCTTTTGGCCATTTTGAATTCCGTAAGTTACTATCAGGACGTAGTACACAAGGCATGGATACATTTCACAAGCCAATACAGCTAGCCGACCTAGCGAAATAGTTATTAAACTTGTACTTTTTTTGTAGAACAAAGAAAAGTCTTGAATTACTTTCTTTTTATCACCTTTAACTATGAACTTTCAAATCATCTTCTTCTGGCTCCCATCAGTCAGGGTGCCATCTAGCATGCCAAAGTGCATATTCTTTGGTATGGTGCACAGATAGCAAAATGACCATTGATTTAATATTAAACAATTCAACGGTCAAGATTGCACACCTGGTAATTGACAAGCAGGTATTTCCAAATATTATTCGAAATTGCAGAAATATCCTTTGACATTAAtgcaattaaaattataaattgcagAAATAAACTTTCAAATTAATGtaattaaatttgtaaattGCAGAAATATACTTTCACATTAAAATTATGAAAGAAGTATAATCATTTGTTCATCAAGCCCAGCATAATCACAAACCCACGCATGGCTAGTTCACTAATCTCCCCCCTTCTTTTGCCTTTATTGCTTCACAGCCAGTTTTCGACCACCACGAGTTTGTTCAAGGAAAATGATTAGCAGATCCTTGCTCTCTTTCATGAGATCTCTCTGTTTATctactctctttttctttttgagttcTGGACACCTTCGACGGATCTGCCGTCCGTCACGGTCTGCCGCTTGTGCTTGCATCGTTGTTGTTCggtttctattttatttttattttttagttttgaatttgAGTGAGATTTCTGTGTGAATTACCAGGTGAAATCACAACGTTTTTCACAGTGCGATTTTGCACACCTGCGTAATAAAATCAATTTGAGTACCATATCAATTACCGGTAACAACGTTTAATATCAATCACAATTTGTCTACCATGCCGGTACCTTATCGCGATTTTGAGTACCATATCAATTACCGGCCATATCAATTTGAGTAATCGCACAGTAATAAAATCGCACAGGTGAAATCACAACGTTTTGCACACCTGGTAATTGATATGGCCGTGAAATTACTGTGAAAAACGTTGTTACCGGCATGGTAGACAAAATCGCGATCTGACTCGTAAAACCGTAAGAGTCTACGATCTTGAGTACCACCTGCGTGCTTGATTGGGTATGGAATCGGAAATTGGTGGGTGCGGCCAGGATCGCCGCGAAAACGCGTGGAAACGACGTGCGTTTGGCCGTTTCTGATCGTCTTCTTGAAATTCTGGGTACGCGGGTCGGATTCGCGACCCGACTTCGAAAAACGTTATAAAGGcttaaacccaaaaaaaatgcGTTTTTTTAGCTGTCACATGAAACGGTTTGTTTCTTAGCCCATTAAaccaattaattattaatttaattgaattgaaaactttcctaaaaaattaattattaattaattgtattgAAAACCTTCCCAAAaaatgcgtttttttttttattgacctGCCACATGAATGAAACAGAtatttttttcctattataccAAGAACCTTAAAAGAATTATCTGGGAtttgcttttttatttgaaaaataagtatGTGATTTCTTTTTgactttcaatttcaatcaatactacgaaaaaaaaaatcgttgaaTTTCATTGAGTATCAAAGGAGATCCAATCGGGTCAGATCACAGGTCAAAACAACCCGTTATAGAATCGAAAGGCAAAGAAGATGAGTttaagaaagacaaaaaaaaaaaaaaaaaaaaaccacgacGTGGCTCGAACCCACATACACGAATAAGCAAAGACATTTTAACAATATATGCATTGTTATGAATATTACAAGTGGATGTCCATATAGCAATTGAGTTATTGGATCATATTGTTAGCTTATTGGGCCATATTGTGCTTGCTCCCCAAgtcattgtatttctctataaatagagctcatatgtaacctaattatacatcacaagagaataatataatcctctttcttctctctctattctctcttcttctctttaatcttgttcttctaatcttgttcttgttcttcttattctaatagtttcataacacgttatcagcacgAGACTCTAACCAACTGAGGTATGTAAttctttttaatctatttatatgaaaataagttttaattttcatatcgaTGATTATAGACTATACTATTATAATTCAATCAATTGGAATCAGTTTCTTAGAGATACATTGAACCACTATTATGTGAattgtattatattattgtgtttatttattcCATATGCATTCCTGAAGTATTGCATAAGGATTGATCTCGTATTATAAAATCAAAGAGATCTATTATATGGTTCCTGAAGAAGTCAATATTACTCTATGTGAATTTTGGAAGAATTCAAAAGTGTGGTTCATGAAGAACTCACTAATATTCTTTGTGAATTCATGAATAATTCAAAACTGTAGTTCCTAAAgaactaaatattatatattctctttgaattcctgaagaattcaacagcatagttcctgaagaacttaatattttctctttgaattcctgaagaattcaaaaaCGTTAATCTATGAAGGAAGGATTGCttggataattattttatggtttaaatttattgcatagttcttaaagaacttaaaatcaaatctttatcctccatgaattcctgaagaattccaTAGTGATACATCTATGAAGGATCgtacaaaaaacttaaaaatcaaccaattttattctccatgaattcctgaagaattcaatagTGATGCATGGATTGCAcaaataattgatttgattgtgagtagttcatgaaaaagttcttgaaaaaactcattttcttttgtgaattggtgtgtatttttttttcaccaaatttCCATGTTTTATTGATTTAAGATTCAGTTGAAATTATCccttgatttaattattatttatctttttggtttaatttttaaaatctttatttgATTGAGATTGTTTCCTTTAATTGTAGATTatttccaaatatatatatatatatatatatatatatatatatatatatatatatatattattgatttaAAACATATCTTTACGTTTgagtttgtttcaaatataatattaaattaaagatctaattattttcttacaaaaaattaaggattcaaattatatcaattatcttttatttgtaaatttgatccaaaaattattttctaaattctatatatttttacttttccaAAATAAGAAACTAATTCAAAAAGATAATGTAACTAATTCCGTTATTTTTGTCTGACTTTATGGCTCTTGTTTGTTATGGATTAATTGTCAATTTGATTGATAGACACCAATTAAAatcatgtattttgttttagtgaattgtcacaatttttttgttttgaaataaaaattggataaaatcattatttttagaaGCAAATTGACTTCACGATAGAAAAAAATTTGATCCCATGCGATTTTGGCAATTTCAATTTCTCAACCACCAAAATCATGTTTGGCACCTACATTATCatgttttaagttcttgaatttCGGCTCATATAGACTATATAGactcttttctaaattatagtaGGCCAAAATTTTTTTCGGTGTAGAAAATTTTCTATACTTTCGGAAAACTGAAGTTCAATATATAGGAGATATATACATC from Medicago truncatula cultivar Jemalong A17 chromosome 8, MtrunA17r5.0-ANR, whole genome shotgun sequence includes the following:
- the LOC120577354 gene encoding protein MAIN-LIKE 1-like, with translation MADQDPIDPSKMIGGRRAMTQSHRRERQGGHIPKRGRGRRGDGSGSSQATQPEESQVVDPSQPVDQTGVEYLNYQDQVHHDVTDGGYDQDHIPQQQDAVDEDDIAAAAAPEVLPTDPPFPGGPEDLSLLHSYADHVALSLWYNSNNVRKTRVLKPINHGAKILTLGRPNANENWFWDALQQSGLHDLVYLGYSTVPHALLLTLCERWHPETSTFHMPMGEMTVTLDDVACLTHLPIEGRMLAHGKKMPKHEGAELLMTYLGVSQNEAQKICNQEYGGCISYPRLREFYTSYLGRANVLAGTEDAEELEELARVRTYCVRCYLLYLVGCLLFGDRSNKRIELIYLTTMADGYAGMRNYSWGAMTLAYLYGELADACRPGHRALGGSVTLLTAWFLAHFPGFFSVDLNTDYLENYPVAARWKLQKVHGEGITYRSLLDRIQLDDVCWRPYEEHREIQDFEEVFWYSGWIMCGVRRVYRHLPERVLRQYGYVQTIPRHPTDVRDLPPPSIVQMFVDFGTHTLKADARGEQAGEETWRAADGYVLWYARVSHPQILPPIPGDLPRPANEDQIIAEQWQRYEARGSPDTYDMVSGAVAYADAQLGQEEVMSMTPQQLFEAMTHMREQIAPILTRRRAQRPRRRHHQQDQDQ